The following are from one region of the Nicotiana tabacum cultivar K326 chromosome 3, ASM71507v2, whole genome shotgun sequence genome:
- the LOC107781961 gene encoding uncharacterized protein LOC107781961, with the protein MEICRLPSQPALIQLRQGQTAGVPLIKTPSFCPYIRCSLGYESNTKKSDSKNEMFILGMGFVGQFLAADLNRDGWEVTGSCTTTARKQKLEEMGFHAHIFDANEPQLEVLDIVKCHSHLLISIPPVLGVGDPMLQHKELLKERLKDGNLQWLGYLSSTSVYGDSGGAWVDEEFPPRSITESAKARIAAEEGWLHLACDVGVTVQIFRLGGIYGPGRSAIDTILKQESLSKGQMMRFSRHYTSRIHVADICQTLKASIQRPSPRKIYNVVDDDPAPREQVFTFARNLAEKKWPGHLTLNKSSEDAASLNPQEASRGEKRVSNKRIKSELGVRLLYPTYESGLRSIIEHMENPFRQS; encoded by the exons ATGGAGATTTGCCGGCTACCAAGCCAGCCGGCGTTAATTCAACTCCGGCAGGGTCAAACTGCCGGTGTTCCCTTAATTAAAACGCCATCGTTTTGCCCCTATATCAGGTGCAGTCTAGGTTACGAATCGAACACTAAGAAATCAGATTCCAAAAATGAAATGTTCATCCTGGGAATGGGTTTCGTAGGACAATTCTTGGCCGCAGATTTGAATCGCGACGGATG GGAAGTTACAGGAAGTTGTACTACTACTGCCCGGAAACAGAAATTAGAGGAAATGGGGTTCCATGCTCATATATTTGACGCCAATGAACCACA ACTTGAggtccttgatatcgtgaaatgCCACTCACACCTTCTAATCTCCATCCCTCCAGTTTTGGGTGTTGGTGATCCG ATGCTTCAGCATAAAGAGCTGCTAAAAGAAAGACTGAAGGATGGTAACCTCCAGTGGCTTGGTTACTTGTCATCAACGA GTGTTTATGGCGACTCTGGTGGTGCATGGGTTGATGAAGA GTTTCCACCGAGGTCGATAACTGAATCGGCAAAAGCAAGGATAGCTGCTGAGGAAGGGTGGTTACATTTGGCTTGTGATGTGGGAGTCACTGTCCAAATATTTCGACTGGGTGGCATATATGGTCCTGGTAGAAG TGCTATTGACACCATTCTCAAGCAGGAGTCTCTGTCAAAAGGTCAGATGATGAGATTTTCTAGGCATTATACATCGCGTATTCACGTTGCTGATATCTGCCAGACACTTAAGGCGAGCATTCAGAGGCCATCTCCTCG GAAGATATACAACGTAGTTGATGATGACCCTGCTCCTAGAGAGCAGGTATTTACGTTTGCTAGGAACTTGGCTGAGAAGAAATGGCCAGGCCACTTAACTTTAAACAAGTCTTCTGAAGACGCGGCGTCTCTAAATCCACAGGAAGCATCAAGGGGAGAGAAGCGAGTCTCTAATAAACGCATTAAATCAGAACTGGGAGTGAGACTGCTTTACCCTACGTATGAATCTGGATTGCGTAGCATCATTGAGCACATGGAGAATCCATTTCGCCAAAGTTGA